In the Hemitrygon akajei chromosome 7, sHemAka1.3, whole genome shotgun sequence genome, one interval contains:
- the LOC140730228 gene encoding uncharacterized protein has product MAVVQLFSKKGDAHMIEKYLSREIEAVKLLATLLSKIRNRSLTEMDIANIQMLVQEAHSGAQGAYDTASVYLRKVQSDCEKLTEEKGQLQQAMKEKKQQLSRLQAQLPNIRKEKEEYENRLRHLRESLRHAEQALEKQRETERSMETGRNIGIGLLFIPIIGTIAGAITAIACEIGRADAEENCQSIRRQVQREGEYISKCSRDLESCISRIKRTMDEIDWTEKRIKSVEGQLNSLHKLLNNRFALDYLLKHGTVAVNELLGKVEVLKFRSEKFCNVDALVIVLNDIIAHILKLPNLLDGKVLQLGAFTVEMLKYLSGHLKAIDWSGSDVSQWC; this is encoded by the exons ATGGCAGTTGTACAGCTTTTCAGTAAGAAAGGAGATGCCCATATGATTGAAAAATATCTTTCAAGAGAGATTGAAGCTGTGAAGTTACTGGCCACTTTGCTGAGCAAAATCAGGAACAGGAGCTTGACTGAGATGGATATTGCCAACATCCAGATGCTGGTCCAGGAAGCACACAGCGGAGCACAGGGAGCATATGACACGGCTTCTGTCTACCTCAGAAAGGTTCAGTCAGACTGTGAGAAGTTAACGGAAGAGAAAGGCCAATTGCAACAAGCAATGAAAGAGAAGAAACAGCAGCTAAGCCGTTTACAAGCCCAGTTACCAAACATTAGAAAGGAGAAGGAAGAATATGAAAATCGTCTGCGTCATTTGAGAGAGTCACTGAGACATGCAGAGCAAGCATTGGAGAAACAAAGGGAAACTGAGAGGTCGATGGAAACTGGACGGAACATTGGCATTGGGCTTTTATTTATTCCCATTATTGGCACAATTGCAG GAGCTATAACTGCTATCGCTTGTGAAATTGGTAGAGCCGATGCAGAGGAGAATTGTCAATCGATCAGGAGACAAGTGCAAAGAGAAGGGGAGtacatttcaaagtgttcaagGGATCTGGAATCCTGTATCTCCCGCATCAAGCGGACAATGGACGAGATTGACTGGacagaaaaaagaataaaaagtgTGGAGGGTCAACTCAACAGCCTGCACAAGCTGCTGAACAATCGCTTTGCATTAGATTACCTGCTGAAACACGGGACAGTTGCTGTCAATGAACTGCTTGGTAAAGTGGAAGTGTTGAAGTTTCGCAGTGAGAAATTCTGTAACGTGGATGCACTGGTCATTGTTCTCAATGACATCATTGCCCACATATTaaagctgcccaacctgctggaTGGGAAGGTGCTGCAACTGGGGGCTTTCACTGTTGAAATGCTGAAATATCTCAGTGGTCACCTGAAGGCCATTGATTGGTCAGGTTCAGATGTCAGTCAGTGGTGCTAA